From the Leifsonia sp. AG29 genome, one window contains:
- a CDS encoding RNA polymerase sigma factor, which produces MATRAATKTPEAEVAAAEVEETSTTKTTRPAAKKPAAKKAPAAKKAPAKGATKAKGAEDDEVLDDEAEVEIDEDVVVDDDAVAEDETEADAEADDADAEDSDDAETDGKAPVAVEAVAAGSEPLPTDALVLRAVDEDDDIPVYSTTITGATADPVKDYLKQIGKVPLLNAAEEVELAMRIEAGLFAEDKLANTPNLSKELERELRWVARDGQRAKSHLLGANLRLVVSLAKRYTGRGMQFLDLIQEGNLGLIRAVEKFDYTKGFKFSTYATWWIRQAITRAMADQARTIRIPVHMVEVINKLARVQRQMLQDLGREPTPEELSKELDMTPEKVIEVQKYGREPISLHTPLGEDGDSEFGDLIEDTEAVVPADAVGFTMLQKQLESLLDSLSEREAGVIRMRFGLGDGMPKTLDQIGDTFGVTRERIRQIESKTMAKLRHPSRSQSLRDYLE; this is translated from the coding sequence ATGGCAACCCGTGCAGCAACGAAGACCCCCGAGGCGGAGGTCGCGGCGGCCGAGGTCGAGGAGACCTCGACGACGAAGACGACGAGGCCGGCGGCGAAGAAGCCGGCGGCCAAGAAGGCCCCCGCCGCGAAGAAGGCGCCCGCCAAGGGCGCGACGAAGGCGAAGGGCGCCGAGGACGACGAGGTGCTCGACGACGAGGCCGAGGTCGAGATCGACGAGGACGTCGTCGTCGACGACGACGCGGTCGCCGAGGACGAGACCGAAGCGGACGCCGAGGCCGACGACGCCGACGCGGAGGACTCCGACGACGCGGAAACCGACGGCAAGGCCCCGGTCGCCGTCGAGGCGGTCGCCGCCGGCTCCGAGCCCCTCCCCACGGACGCGCTGGTGCTGCGGGCGGTCGATGAGGACGACGACATCCCCGTCTACTCGACCACGATCACCGGTGCGACGGCCGACCCGGTCAAGGACTACCTGAAGCAGATCGGCAAGGTTCCGCTGCTGAACGCGGCGGAGGAGGTCGAGCTGGCCATGCGGATCGAGGCCGGCCTCTTCGCCGAGGACAAGCTCGCGAACACGCCGAACCTGAGCAAGGAGCTCGAGCGCGAGCTGCGCTGGGTCGCGCGCGACGGACAGCGCGCCAAGAGCCACCTCCTCGGCGCCAACCTCCGGCTCGTGGTGTCGCTCGCCAAGCGCTACACCGGCCGCGGCATGCAGTTCCTCGACCTGATCCAGGAGGGGAACCTCGGTCTGATCCGCGCGGTGGAGAAGTTCGACTACACCAAGGGCTTCAAGTTCTCGACGTACGCGACGTGGTGGATCCGTCAGGCGATCACCCGCGCCATGGCCGACCAGGCCCGCACCATCCGCATCCCCGTGCACATGGTGGAGGTCATCAACAAGCTCGCCCGTGTCCAGCGGCAGATGCTGCAGGACCTCGGCCGCGAGCCCACCCCGGAGGAGCTGTCGAAGGAACTCGACATGACCCCGGAGAAGGTCATCGAGGTCCAGAAGTACGGCCGCGAGCCGATCTCGCTGCACACCCCGCTCGGCGAGGACGGCGACAGCGAGTTCGGCGACCTCATCGAGGACACCGAGGCGGTCGTCCCCGCCGACGCCGTGGGCTTCACCATGCTGCAGAAGCAGCTGGAGAGCCTCCTCGACTCGCTCTCGGAGCGCGAGGCCGGAGTGATCCGGATGCGCTTCGGGCTCGGCGACGGCATGCCGAAGACGCTCGACCAGATCGGCGACACGTTCGGGGTGACCCGCGAGCGCATCCGCCAGATCGAGTCGAAGACGATGGCGAAGCTGCGCCACCCGTCCCGCTCGCAGTCGCTCCGCGACTACCTCGAGTAA
- a CDS encoding MFS transporter — MNSRRSWVVFGVGVFAYLVAVTQRTTIGVAGVAATDRFHVSASVLSTLAVVQLIVYAAMQIPVGVLIDRVGSRALMVAGTALMIVGQVAVALSPTIAVAIVGRILVGAGDATVFTSLMRLTNSWFTGRLVPQLSQWIGNIGQLGQVVSAVPFAIILHESGWTTAFLSAASLSVLALVGIIVSIADRPAGSAEGPRPATWAESIRQLRISLARPGTQLGFWSHFVTQSSGTVFSLMWGIPFLVFALGIQPAEAASLLIVLVVAGLIAGPILGLLTARFPLRRSNLVLGIVAMMGVVWTVVLLWPGTPPLWLVIVLIVAIGIGGPGSLIGFDFARTFNPLHSLGSANGIVNVGGFLASFVMMFLIGVSLDLQNRGGDAATLYDLDHFRWAFAIQYVIIGIGVGFLVHARRRTRRRLREDEGIEVAPTWVALMETWRRRGGRRAQ, encoded by the coding sequence GTGAATTCTCGTCGATCCTGGGTGGTGTTCGGGGTCGGGGTCTTCGCCTATCTCGTCGCGGTCACGCAGCGGACGACGATCGGTGTGGCCGGCGTCGCCGCCACCGACCGGTTCCACGTGTCGGCCTCCGTGCTCTCGACGCTGGCCGTCGTGCAGCTGATCGTCTACGCCGCGATGCAGATCCCGGTCGGAGTCCTGATCGACCGGGTCGGCTCGCGGGCCCTGATGGTGGCCGGGACGGCCCTCATGATCGTCGGACAGGTCGCCGTCGCGCTCTCGCCGACGATCGCGGTCGCGATCGTCGGGCGCATCCTGGTCGGAGCCGGCGACGCGACGGTGTTCACCTCGCTCATGCGGCTCACGAACTCGTGGTTCACGGGGAGGCTCGTACCCCAGCTGTCCCAGTGGATCGGCAACATCGGCCAGCTCGGCCAGGTGGTCTCCGCCGTGCCGTTCGCGATCATCCTCCACGAGTCGGGCTGGACGACCGCGTTCCTGTCCGCCGCCTCCCTCTCGGTGCTCGCGCTCGTCGGCATCATCGTGTCGATCGCCGACCGGCCGGCCGGTTCGGCGGAGGGGCCGCGGCCCGCGACCTGGGCCGAGTCCATCCGGCAGCTGCGGATCAGCCTCGCGCGCCCCGGGACCCAGCTCGGGTTCTGGTCGCACTTCGTCACGCAGTCCTCCGGGACGGTGTTCAGCCTGATGTGGGGCATCCCGTTCCTCGTCTTCGCGCTCGGCATCCAGCCGGCCGAGGCGGCGTCCCTCCTCATCGTGCTCGTCGTCGCCGGTCTCATCGCGGGTCCCATCCTGGGCCTCCTCACGGCGCGATTCCCGCTGCGGCGGAGCAACCTCGTCCTCGGGATCGTCGCCATGATGGGCGTCGTCTGGACCGTCGTCCTCCTCTGGCCGGGCACGCCGCCGCTGTGGCTCGTGATCGTCCTCATCGTCGCCATCGGGATCGGCGGCCCCGGGTCGCTGATCGGCTTCGACTTCGCCCGCACCTTCAACCCGCTCCACAGCCTCGGATCGGCGAACGGCATCGTCAACGTCGGCGGCTTCCTCGCGAGCTTCGTCATGATGTTCCTCATCGGCGTGTCCCTCGACCTCCAGAACCGCGGAGGCGACGCGGCGACCCTCTACGACCTCGACCACTTCCGCTGGGCGTTCGCGATCCAGTACGTGATCATCGGCATCGGCGTCGGCTTCCTCGTCCACGCGCGGAGGCGCACCCGCCGTCGTCTGCGCGAGGACGAGGGAATAGAGGTGGCCCCGACTTGGGTTGCACTCATGGAGACGTGGCGGAGGCGCGGCGGCCGCAGGGCGCAGTAG
- a CDS encoding proteasome assembly chaperone family protein, whose protein sequence is MRDPGELFELGPALHVPEGLPLVAGLTGFADAGSGVSQLGTYLLGTLDNEVVATFDADILLDYRARRPIIYFDQDHLTDYQPQTLKLYLAYDELRQPFLFLSGFEPDFRWEAFTEAVLGLIERFKVRTVTWVHSIPMPVPHTRPIGVTVSGNRSDLIESMSIWKPHTQVPANALHLLEYRLQQLSYPTAGFILLVPHYLADTEYPAAAVAALDSISAATGLIFPTDRLRQEDREFVANIDEQVAGNPELGRLVGTLEERHDSYMEDTQLRSPLTDSDGELPSADEIAAELENFLAFRRHGDEENPRGDR, encoded by the coding sequence ATGCGAGACCCCGGGGAACTTTTCGAGCTCGGACCGGCACTCCATGTGCCCGAGGGACTGCCCCTGGTCGCGGGGCTGACCGGCTTCGCGGACGCCGGCTCCGGCGTCAGCCAGCTCGGCACCTATCTGCTCGGCACCCTCGACAACGAGGTGGTCGCGACCTTCGATGCCGACATCCTGCTCGACTACCGCGCCCGGCGCCCCATCATCTACTTCGACCAGGACCACCTCACCGACTACCAGCCGCAGACGCTCAAGCTGTACCTCGCCTACGACGAGCTGCGCCAGCCGTTCCTCTTCCTCTCCGGGTTCGAGCCGGACTTCCGCTGGGAGGCGTTCACGGAGGCGGTGCTCGGCCTGATCGAGCGGTTCAAGGTCCGCACGGTGACGTGGGTGCACTCCATCCCCATGCCCGTGCCCCACACCCGGCCCATCGGCGTCACGGTGAGCGGCAACCGCAGCGACCTCATCGAGAGCATGTCGATCTGGAAGCCGCACACGCAGGTGCCGGCCAACGCCCTGCACCTCCTGGAGTACCGCCTCCAGCAGCTGTCGTATCCGACGGCGGGGTTCATCCTGCTCGTGCCGCACTATCTCGCCGACACCGAGTACCCGGCCGCCGCCGTGGCAGCGCTCGACTCCATCAGCGCCGCGACGGGGCTCATCTTCCCGACCGACCGTCTCCGTCAGGAGGACCGGGAGTTCGTCGCCAACATCGACGAGCAGGTCGCGGGGAACCCCGAACTCGGCCGCCTGGTCGGCACGCTGGAGGAGCGGCACGACTCCTACATGGAGGACACGCAGCTGCGCTCCCCGCTGACCGACAGCGACGGCGAACTCCCCTCGGCCGACGAGATCGCCGCCGAGCTCGAGAACTTCCTCGCCTTCCGGCGCCACGGCGACGAGGAGAACCCGCGCGGCGACCGCTGA
- a CDS encoding leucyl aminopeptidase produces the protein MTVPALTLSASLPSSPAADVLVIAARASRGEAVPAASAALSSAALEAVASVLGQIGFGGGRDELVRLPGGEAHPPLAVIGLSEAVDADAFRYAAGSAVRQLAGTGNVAIGLPAGSEEELGAVLEGAALGAYGYAEYRVKSKAGAKTPVASITVIGTSADDEALVARAVAVAEAASLVKDLVNMPPLDLYPATFAERARTEAEAVGARVTVWDEEELAADGFGGILGVGQGSTRPPRLVKVEYAPTGASRHLALVGKGITFDSGGLSLKPATGMVGMKYDMTGAATVLAVALAAARLALPVRVTAWLCLAENMPSGSAIRPNDVLRIRGGRTVEVLNTDAEGRLVMADGLVAASEERPDAIVDVATLTGAAMVALGTRYAAVMGSDDLVEDVIAAAKATGELLWPMPLPDELRATIASDVADIANANPGNTAGGMLLAGVFLQEFVGRTGEGDDAPRIPWAHLDIAGPAKGPNSPYGFTGKGPSAVSVRALIRLAEDISRK, from the coding sequence ATGACCGTTCCCGCCCTCACGCTCTCCGCTTCTCTGCCCTCCTCGCCTGCTGCCGACGTGCTCGTGATCGCTGCGCGCGCCTCCCGCGGAGAGGCCGTGCCCGCCGCCTCGGCGGCGCTCTCCTCCGCGGCGCTCGAGGCCGTCGCCTCCGTGCTCGGGCAGATCGGTTTCGGGGGCGGGCGCGACGAGCTCGTCCGGCTGCCCGGAGGGGAGGCGCACCCACCGCTGGCCGTGATCGGCCTCTCCGAGGCGGTCGACGCCGACGCGTTCCGCTACGCCGCAGGAAGCGCGGTGCGCCAGCTGGCGGGCACCGGGAACGTCGCGATCGGACTGCCGGCCGGCAGCGAGGAGGAGCTCGGGGCCGTCCTCGAGGGTGCCGCGCTCGGCGCCTACGGCTACGCCGAGTACCGCGTGAAGAGCAAGGCCGGGGCGAAGACGCCCGTCGCCTCGATCACGGTGATCGGCACCTCCGCGGACGACGAGGCCCTCGTCGCCCGCGCTGTCGCGGTCGCCGAGGCGGCCTCGCTCGTCAAGGACCTCGTCAACATGCCGCCGCTCGACCTCTACCCGGCGACGTTCGCGGAGCGCGCCCGCACCGAAGCCGAGGCCGTCGGCGCGCGCGTCACTGTGTGGGACGAGGAGGAGCTGGCCGCCGACGGCTTCGGCGGCATCCTCGGCGTCGGCCAGGGGTCCACGCGGCCCCCGCGGCTGGTCAAGGTCGAATACGCGCCGACGGGCGCCTCCCGTCACCTGGCGCTCGTCGGGAAGGGCATCACCTTCGACTCCGGCGGCCTGTCGCTGAAGCCGGCGACCGGCATGGTGGGAATGAAGTACGACATGACGGGTGCGGCCACGGTCCTCGCCGTCGCGCTGGCGGCCGCGCGTCTCGCACTGCCCGTCCGCGTCACCGCGTGGCTCTGCCTGGCCGAGAACATGCCGTCCGGGTCCGCGATCCGCCCGAACGACGTGCTGCGGATCCGCGGCGGCCGCACGGTGGAGGTGCTCAACACCGATGCCGAAGGACGCCTCGTCATGGCCGACGGCCTCGTCGCGGCGAGCGAGGAGCGACCGGACGCGATCGTCGACGTCGCGACGCTGACCGGCGCCGCGATGGTGGCCCTCGGCACGCGCTACGCCGCCGTCATGGGGTCCGACGACCTCGTCGAGGACGTCATCGCGGCGGCGAAGGCCACGGGAGAGCTCCTCTGGCCCATGCCGCTGCCGGACGAGCTGCGCGCCACGATCGCCTCCGATGTGGCCGACATCGCCAATGCCAATCCGGGCAACACCGCTGGCGGCATGCTTCTCGCGGGCGTCTTCCTGCAGGAGTTCGTCGGGCGCACCGGGGAGGGCGACGACGCGCCCCGGATCCCGTGGGCGCACCTGGACATCGCCGGACCGGCCAAGGGACCGAACTCTCCCTACGGCTTCACGGGCAAGGGCCCGTCCGCGGTGAGCGTAAGGGCGCTCATCCGTTTGGCCGAGGACATTTCGCGGAAGTAG
- the lpdA gene encoding dihydrolipoyl dehydrogenase: MSEQNFDIVVLGGGSGGYAAALRAAELGFTVGMVEKDKVGGTCLHRGCVPTKALLHAAEVADYSRESAKYGIVTQLQGVDINGVSEYRKGIVAKKYKGLQGLVKARGITVIEGEGRLTSPTTVQVGDQTVTGKNIILATGSYSRSLPGLEIGGRVIASEQALELDFVPRKVAVLGGGVIGVEFASVWKSFGAEVTIIEALPHLVPNEDESISKSLERAFRRRGIDYRLGVRFAGVTQNENGVVVSLENGDTVEAELLLVAVGRGPLTQNLGYEEVGVTLDRGFVITDERLRTSVPGVYAVGDIVPGLQLAHRGFQQGIFVAEEIAGLNPIVIPDVNIPKVTYCDPEVASIGLTEAKAVEQYGADKVKSYDYSLAGNAKSEIIGTNGSVKVVRVEDGPVVGVHMIGARVGELIGEAQLAVNWEAYPEDIAPLLHAHPTQNESLGEAFLYLSGKPLHTL, encoded by the coding sequence GTGTCTGAGCAGAACTTTGACATTGTGGTGCTCGGCGGTGGGAGTGGAGGCTACGCAGCGGCGCTGCGTGCGGCCGAGCTCGGATTCACCGTCGGGATGGTCGAGAAGGACAAGGTCGGCGGCACCTGCCTGCACCGCGGCTGCGTCCCGACCAAGGCGCTGCTCCACGCGGCGGAGGTCGCGGACTACTCGCGCGAGTCGGCCAAGTACGGCATCGTGACGCAGCTGCAGGGCGTCGACATCAACGGCGTCTCCGAGTACCGCAAGGGCATCGTCGCGAAGAAGTACAAGGGCCTCCAGGGCCTCGTCAAGGCGCGCGGCATCACCGTCATCGAGGGCGAGGGGCGCCTCACCTCCCCCACCACCGTGCAGGTCGGCGACCAGACCGTCACGGGCAAGAACATCATCCTGGCGACCGGCTCCTACTCGCGCTCGCTGCCCGGCCTCGAGATCGGCGGCCGCGTGATCGCCAGCGAGCAGGCGCTCGAGCTCGACTTCGTTCCGCGCAAGGTGGCGGTGCTGGGCGGCGGCGTCATCGGCGTCGAGTTCGCCAGCGTCTGGAAGTCGTTCGGCGCCGAGGTCACGATCATCGAGGCCCTCCCCCACCTCGTCCCCAACGAGGACGAGTCGATCAGCAAGTCGCTCGAGCGCGCCTTCCGCCGCCGCGGCATCGACTACCGCCTGGGCGTCCGCTTCGCCGGCGTCACCCAGAACGAGAACGGCGTCGTCGTCTCGCTCGAGAACGGCGACACCGTCGAGGCCGAGCTGCTCCTCGTGGCCGTCGGCCGCGGCCCGCTGACCCAGAACCTCGGCTACGAGGAGGTCGGCGTCACCCTCGACCGCGGCTTCGTCATCACCGACGAGCGTCTCCGCACCTCCGTCCCGGGCGTCTACGCCGTCGGCGACATCGTCCCGGGCCTCCAGCTCGCGCACCGCGGCTTCCAGCAGGGCATCTTCGTCGCCGAGGAGATCGCGGGCCTCAACCCGATCGTCATCCCCGACGTCAACATCCCGAAGGTCACGTACTGCGACCCCGAGGTCGCGTCGATCGGCCTCACCGAGGCGAAGGCCGTCGAGCAGTACGGCGCCGACAAGGTCAAGAGCTACGACTACAGCCTGGCCGGGAACGCGAAGAGCGAGATCATCGGCACGAACGGGTCCGTCAAGGTCGTCCGCGTCGAGGACGGCCCCGTCGTCGGCGTGCACATGATCGGCGCCCGCGTCGGCGAGCTGATCGGCGAGGCGCAGCTCGCGGTCAACTGGGAGGCGTACCCGGAGGACATCGCCCCGCTCCTCCACGCGCACCCCACCCAGAACGAGTCGCTCGGCGAGGCCTTCCTGTACCTCTCCGGAAAGCCGCTCCACACCCTTTAG
- the sucB gene encoding 2-oxoglutarate dehydrogenase, E2 component, dihydrolipoamide succinyltransferase, with the protein MSESVSLPALGESVTEGTVTRWLKNVGDRVEVDEPLLEVSTDKVDTEIPSPIAGVVEAILVQEDETVEVGTALVTIGDGSGAGAEAPAAPAEEAPAAQEAPAAPAAPAAPAQEAPAAPAPAQEAPAATEPGYAPPAAPAPAAPAPAPQAVPAQEAQAPAPAAPAPAPAAPAPAAPAAAAPAPTAPAAPASSGAHAGNAGYVTPIVRKLAHEQGVDLSTVTGTGVGGRIRKEDILSAAAPAPAASAPAVSAAPKLEVSPLRGTTQPMSRLRKVVAERAVVSMQSTAQLTTVVEVDVTKVAALRNRVKDDFQAKTGVKLSFLPFFALAAAEALKAYPVINATVDGDSIVYPDHENISIAVDTERGLLTPVVRNASDLDVAGLAKEIADLAERTRDNRLKPDELAGGTFTLTNTGSRGALFDTPVVFLPQVAILGTGIVTKKPVVITADGTDSIAIRSTVYLALSYDHRIVDGADAARFLVAVKNRLESGDFEGDLGI; encoded by the coding sequence ATGAGCGAATCCGTCAGCCTCCCGGCGCTCGGCGAGAGCGTCACGGAAGGCACGGTCACCCGCTGGCTGAAGAACGTTGGCGACCGTGTCGAGGTGGACGAGCCCCTGCTCGAAGTCTCGACCGACAAGGTCGACACCGAGATCCCGTCGCCGATCGCCGGGGTCGTCGAGGCGATCCTGGTGCAGGAGGACGAGACGGTCGAGGTGGGCACCGCGCTCGTGACCATCGGCGACGGTTCCGGAGCCGGCGCCGAGGCGCCCGCTGCTCCCGCCGAGGAGGCGCCTGCCGCGCAGGAGGCCCCCGCCGCGCCCGCTGCTCCCGCTGCTCCCGCTCAGGAGGCTCCGGCCGCTCCCGCGCCCGCTCAGGAGGCGCCCGCCGCCACAGAGCCGGGCTACGCACCGCCCGCCGCTCCGGCACCCGCCGCACCCGCCCCGGCACCGCAGGCCGTGCCCGCTCAGGAAGCGCAGGCTCCGGCGCCCGCCGCTCCCGCTCCTGCGCCCGCCGCTCCCGCTCCTGCCGCTCCGGCCGCCGCTGCGCCCGCTCCCACGGCGCCCGCAGCTCCCGCCTCGTCGGGCGCGCACGCCGGCAACGCCGGCTACGTGACGCCGATCGTCCGCAAGCTCGCCCACGAGCAGGGCGTCGACCTCTCGACGGTCACCGGCACCGGCGTCGGCGGACGGATCCGCAAGGAGGACATCCTCTCCGCCGCGGCGCCCGCCCCGGCTGCTTCCGCTCCGGCCGTCTCCGCGGCCCCGAAGCTCGAGGTCTCGCCGCTGCGCGGGACGACGCAGCCGATGTCCCGCCTCCGCAAGGTCGTGGCCGAGCGCGCCGTCGTGTCGATGCAGTCGACCGCTCAGCTCACGACGGTCGTCGAGGTCGATGTCACGAAGGTGGCCGCGCTGCGCAACCGCGTGAAGGACGACTTCCAGGCGAAGACCGGCGTGAAGCTGTCCTTCCTGCCGTTCTTCGCGCTCGCGGCGGCCGAGGCGCTCAAGGCGTACCCGGTCATCAACGCGACCGTCGACGGCGACAGCATCGTCTACCCGGACCACGAGAACATCTCCATCGCGGTCGACACCGAGCGCGGCCTCCTCACCCCGGTCGTGCGGAACGCGTCCGACCTCGACGTGGCCGGTCTCGCCAAGGAGATCGCCGACCTCGCCGAGCGCACCCGCGACAACCGCCTGAAGCCGGACGAGCTCGCCGGCGGCACCTTCACCCTCACGAACACCGGTTCGCGGGGCGCCCTGTTCGACACCCCCGTGGTGTTCCTCCCCCAGGTCGCCATCCTCGGCACCGGCATCGTGACGAAGAAGCCCGTCGTCATCACCGCCGACGGAACCGACTCGATCGCCATCCGCTCGACCGTCTACCTGGCCCTGTCGTACGACCACCGCATCGTCGACGGCGCCGACGCCGCCCGCTTCCTCGTCGCGGTGAAGAACCGCCTCGAGAGCGGCGACTTCGAGGGCGACCTCGGTATCTGA
- the lipB gene encoding lipoyl(octanoyl) transferase LipB: MTIFDQSGLGATPVPYLDGLRRQRDLHAAVVAGTRPDTVLLLEHEAVYTAGKRTAPEERPTDGTPVIDVDRGGKITWHGPGQLVGYPILHLREPIDVVGYVRSLEAVLIDALGAVGVRGERVEGRSGVWLPASSTGAAQDEKIAAIGIRVAEGVTMHGFALNCSNDLDAYDRIVACGIRDAGVTTISRVLGRTVTPEQIAPHVIAAFEREFAPVGEGVPA, from the coding sequence ATGACCATCTTCGACCAGAGCGGGCTCGGCGCAACCCCCGTGCCCTACCTCGACGGCCTCCGACGGCAGCGCGACCTGCACGCCGCCGTCGTCGCCGGCACCCGACCCGACACCGTGCTCCTCCTCGAGCACGAAGCCGTCTATACGGCCGGCAAGCGCACGGCGCCCGAGGAGCGCCCCACCGACGGCACCCCGGTGATCGACGTCGACCGCGGCGGGAAGATCACCTGGCACGGGCCGGGCCAGCTCGTCGGGTACCCGATCCTCCACCTCCGTGAGCCGATCGACGTCGTCGGGTACGTGCGCAGCCTCGAGGCCGTCCTGATCGACGCTCTCGGCGCGGTCGGCGTCCGCGGCGAACGCGTGGAGGGTCGCTCCGGAGTCTGGCTGCCGGCGTCGTCCACCGGTGCCGCGCAGGACGAGAAGATCGCCGCCATCGGCATCCGCGTGGCGGAGGGCGTGACCATGCACGGTTTCGCCCTCAACTGCTCGAACGACCTGGACGCCTACGACCGCATCGTCGCGTGCGGCATCCGCGACGCCGGAGTCACGACGATCTCCCGGGTGCTCGGGCGAACGGTGACGCCGGAGCAGATCGCTCCCCACGTCATCGCCGCCTTCGAGCGCGAGTTCGCTCCCGTCGGCGAGGGGGTGCCCGCATGA
- the lipA gene encoding lipoyl synthase codes for MNASAPEGRRMLRLEVRNAQTPIERKPEWIKTKAKMGPEYRQLQSLVKSEDLHTVCQEAGCPNIYECWEDREATFLIGGSQCTRRCDFCQIDTGKPADLDVDEPRRVGESVLRMGLRYATVTGVARDDLPDEGSWLYAETIREIHRQSPGTGVEILVPDFSGNPEHLGRVFDARPEVFAHNVETVPRIFKRIRPAFRYERSLDVITQGREAGLITKSNLILGMGEEREEISQALRDLHDAGCDILTITQYLRPSPRHLPVARWVRPEEFVELKEEAEEVGFLGVLSGPLVRSSYRAGRLWAQSMRAKGRPIPEHLQQLADASLGFAQAVS; via the coding sequence ATGAACGCCTCCGCGCCCGAGGGGCGCCGGATGCTCCGGCTCGAGGTCCGCAACGCCCAGACGCCGATCGAGCGCAAGCCCGAGTGGATCAAGACGAAGGCGAAGATGGGCCCCGAATACCGGCAGCTCCAGTCGCTCGTCAAGTCGGAGGACCTCCACACCGTGTGCCAGGAGGCCGGCTGCCCGAACATCTACGAGTGCTGGGAGGATCGCGAGGCCACCTTCCTCATCGGCGGCTCCCAGTGCACCCGCCGCTGCGACTTCTGCCAGATCGACACCGGCAAGCCGGCCGACCTCGACGTCGACGAGCCGCGGCGCGTCGGCGAATCCGTCCTCCGCATGGGACTGCGCTACGCCACCGTCACCGGCGTCGCCCGCGACGACCTGCCCGACGAGGGCTCCTGGCTCTACGCCGAGACGATCCGGGAGATCCACCGGCAGTCGCCGGGGACGGGCGTCGAGATCCTCGTCCCCGACTTCTCCGGGAACCCGGAGCACCTCGGTCGCGTGTTCGACGCCCGGCCGGAGGTCTTCGCCCACAACGTCGAGACGGTCCCGAGGATCTTCAAGCGCATCCGGCCGGCATTCCGCTACGAGCGCTCGCTGGACGTGATCACCCAGGGGCGCGAAGCCGGCCTGATCACGAAGTCGAACCTGATCCTCGGCATGGGCGAGGAGCGGGAGGAGATCAGCCAGGCCCTCCGGGATCTGCACGACGCCGGCTGCGACATCCTCACGATCACCCAGTACCTGAGGCCGAGCCCCCGGCACCTCCCGGTCGCTCGCTGGGTTCGCCCCGAGGAGTTCGTGGAGCTCAAGGAGGAGGCCGAGGAGGTCGGGTTCCTCGGCGTGCTGTCGGGGCCGCTGGTGCGGTCCTCCTACCGCGCCGGGCGTCTGTGGGCGCAGTCGATGCGGGCTAAGGGACGCCCGATCCCGGAGCACTTGCAGCAGCTGGCCGACGCCTCCCTGGGGTTCGCGCAAGCCGTGTCCTGA
- a CDS encoding DUF4191 domain-containing protein, translating to MAKDKSTKEPGRLKQMWQVFQMTRRYDDRALLYILLGLVLPIIAGAVVAVFLSGGNVFTIVLWVLAGILAGVLLALVILGRRAERAAYSQIEGQPGAVGAVLRSSLRRSWRGSEMPVAVNGKTQDAVYRATGRGGVVLISEGPKSRTKRMLDEERRKVTRVLPNVPITVISVGPDADSVPLHRIPRTLAKIKPTLTKAEVLAISNRLQSMENQMPIPKGVDPMKVRAQRAR from the coding sequence ATGGCAAAGGACAAGTCCACCAAGGAGCCCGGCCGGCTGAAGCAGATGTGGCAGGTCTTCCAGATGACCCGCCGGTACGACGACCGCGCGCTCCTCTACATCCTCCTCGGACTGGTCCTGCCGATCATCGCCGGCGCCGTCGTCGCGGTGTTCCTGTCGGGCGGGAACGTCTTCACGATCGTGCTCTGGGTCCTCGCCGGAATCCTCGCGGGCGTGCTTCTCGCGCTCGTGATCCTCGGGCGCCGGGCCGAGCGCGCCGCCTACTCGCAGATCGAGGGCCAGCCGGGTGCCGTCGGCGCCGTGCTCCGTTCCTCCCTGCGACGCAGCTGGCGCGGCTCCGAGATGCCGGTCGCCGTCAACGGCAAGACGCAGGACGCCGTGTACCGCGCCACGGGCCGCGGCGGCGTCGTCCTCATCAGCGAGGGGCCGAAGTCGCGCACGAAGCGCATGCTCGACGAAGAGCGCCGCAAGGTCACGCGCGTGCTGCCGAACGTCCCGATCACGGTCATCAGCGTCGGCCCGGACGCCGACTCGGTCCCGCTGCACCGGATCCCGCGCACGCTCGCCAAGATCAAGCCGACGCTGACGAAGGCGGAGGTGCTCGCCATCAGCAACCGCCTCCAGTCGATGGAGAACCAGATGCCCATCCCGAAGGGCGTCGACCCGATGAAGGTGCGGGCTCAGCGGGCGCGCTGA
- a CDS encoding RDD family protein: MPQTPSSPRSGDIAPSRYPGERLGLPEAGPRSVGRLGRRAGAIAIDWAIASFLSFAFFRYDSWATIGIFALMQIVFIPTIGGSVGHRIVGLRVVALRGGWVGVWRPAVRTVLLCLVVPALVWDSDQRGFHDKIAGTVLIRS; this comes from the coding sequence GTGCCGCAGACTCCCTCCTCACCGCGTTCCGGCGACATCGCGCCCAGCCGCTACCCGGGTGAGCGGCTCGGGCTCCCGGAGGCGGGGCCGCGCTCGGTGGGGCGGCTCGGCCGGCGCGCCGGGGCGATCGCGATCGACTGGGCGATCGCGTCGTTCCTGTCGTTCGCGTTCTTCCGCTACGACTCGTGGGCGACGATCGGGATCTTCGCCCTCATGCAGATCGTCTTCATCCCGACGATCGGCGGATCGGTCGGGCACCGCATCGTCGGCTTGCGCGTCGTCGCGCTCCGGGGCGGATGGGTCGGGGTGTGGCGCCCGGCGGTGCGGACCGTGCTGCTCTGCCTGGTCGTCCCGGCCCTCGTCTGGGATTCGGACCAGCGCGGCTTCCACGACAAGATCGCCGGAACGGTGCTCATCCGCTCCTGA